The window GTGCAACCTGGGAAAAGGCCAAGCGACGCGTCAAGAAATCCCTCCGCAACATGGCCGCTGAACTCCTCAGTCTGCACGCGGCTCGAGAGTTGGCCCCGGGTTTCGCCTTCAGTCCCAGGGATACCTATTTTGAAGAGTTCGAGGCCTCTTTCGCCTTTGTCGAGACCCCGGATCAAATGAGCGCCATCGAAGACACGCTGTCGGACATGCAGCGCAACAAGCCGATGGATCGCCTGGTGTGCGGCGACGTCGGCTACGGAAAGACCGAAATTGCCCTGCGCGCGGCTTTCCGCGCCGCACTGGACGGCAAGCAGGTCGCCGTGCTGGTGCCTACCACAATTTTGTGTCAGCAGCACTACGAAAATTTTGTCGAACGCTTTGAGGGTTATCCGATTCGCGTCGATTTCCTCTCTCGTTTCCAGGGGACCAAAAAGTCGCGCGCTGTGATCGAAGGCTGTGCAACGGGTGAAATCGACATCGTGATCGGAACGCATCGCTTGCTGCAAAAGAAGATGAAGTTTCGCGACCTCGGCCTGCTCGTGATCGACGAAGAGCACCGCTTCGGGGTTACCCACAAGGAGCGCATCAAGCAATTGAAGAAAACCGTCGACGTCGTCACCCTGACCGCGACGCCGATCCCCCGCACGCTCCAAATGGCATTCACCGGGGTGCGGGACCTATCGGTGATCAACACGCCTCCTGTTGACCGCTTCGCAATCCGGACCCAGGTGAGTCGCTTCGACGAGTTGCTGATCCGCGAGGTGATTCTGCGCGAAACTCGGCGCGGGGGTCAGGTGTTCTTCGTCCACAATCGAGTGCAGAGCATCGATGCGATTGGCGAGATGCTCGGGCGTATCGTGCCGGAAGTGTCGGTCTTGATCGGGCATGGCCAAATGAAGGAGCGGGATCTCGAAGATGTCATGCGAGCGTTCATACACGGCGAGGCGGATGTCCTGCTCTGCACCACGATCATCGAGAGTGGAATCGATATCCCGCGCGCGAACACCATTGTGATCAACCGCGCCCACACCCTGGGGCTCGCGCAGCTCTACCAGTTGCGGGGGCGCGTGGGGCGCTCGACCCATCGCGCCTACGCGTACTTGTTGGTGCCGAGCCTCAATCATTTGACCCCTGATGCGGAACGACGCCTGGAGGCGATTCAGGACCTCTCCGCGCTGGGGAGCGGTTTTCGGCTCGCAAACATGGATCTCGAGATCCGAGGTGCGGGCAACATGTTGGGTCTCGAACAGTCGGGCAACTTGATGAGCGTCGGGTACGAAACCTATATGTCGATGCTGCAAGAAACCATGGAAGAGCTGCGAGGCGAGTTTCATCGGGCAGAGATTGACCCGGAGATTCGGTTACCCGTCGAGGCTCGGCTGCCCGAATCGTATGTTGCCGACGTCAGTCAGCGGCTGGTTCTGTACAAGCGCGCAGCGAGTGCGCGGGACGAAGAAGAGATCGCGCGGGTGCGCGACGAAACACTCGACCGCTACGGCCCCCTCCCCATCCAGGCCGAGAATCTCTTTGATGTGATTCGCCTCAAGGCCATGGCGCGCAGGATCGGAATTGCCGCAATGGATGTCGTGCGCGGAGAGATCGTGCTCCAGGTTGCGGAGAAGTCCAAGATCGAACCCGAACGACTCGTACACCTGTTGAGTCAGCCCGCCCTCGGATTGCGCGTAGCACCCGACCACAAAATCTACGCCCCTGCCCCGTCACTATCCCACGGCGCAGCGCCACTGTTCGAGGCCGCAACCGAACTCCTCACTAGACTCGGGGCCTGACTGCACCTCAGCGCGTGGCCGCGGCGACGGCGGGGTGAAGACGTACGAGGGTTTCGATCAAGGCTTCGCGGTCAGCGCGGCTTTTGTCTTCGAGCCACCAACACACGACGCTGTTCTGCATTGCGACGAACGCGCGCGCAGCAACTCCCGGGTGGAGCCGCATGTCGAGCAAGCCACTGGCCTGAAGTTCGGCGAGCCGCCGCTCGGTAACACGCGTCGAGTAACCCACCTGGGCTCGGGCCGGGGCGAGTTTGCCGGACTCGTCCCGGGCAACCCGGGGCGCGCGGATCGCCGCGGTGCCAGCCCCGAAGGCCACTCGAAACCGGGCGGGATTTTGTTCCCCGTACGCGACGATCGCCTCGACGAGATCGCGGACCTGTGCTTCGATCGTGCCGCCCGAGCGCGCGACCGAATGCGCGATCTGGCGGCGCAGCCGCTCGAGGGCGTCGAGTACCACGGCCTGGTGGACCTCGAATTTGTCCTGAAAATGGTTGTAGAACGTCCCGACCCCAACCCCGGCATCTCGCGCGATCTGGTTCGAGTTCACCCCGTCGAAGCCGCGATCTGCAAAGCGCTGGGTGGCGGCGGTGATCAACCGGCGACGGACCTCGCTGGGGTCTCGCGCCCGCTTCTTTTTCTTCGTTCGAACCCCGGCTCGCGGGGGGGGATCCAATGGATGGAAGGTTGGCGGTTGGATTGGGCCGGCCATCTACACCCCCCTCTATGTTGATACTGAGTCGCTTCCGCTCTTCTGGTGCGGATACAGATATCTAAGTCGGGGAATTGGATATCTGGCAGGAGTCTAGAGCGGGGTTCTCAGATGTGCAACAAGGCGGCATGAAACTTGTATTACAAAGGGAAGCGGGATTTCGTCGGCCCTCGGTCAACCACGACGCGTCTCGTGCGGGGCCGCAGTTCAGGCTGAAACGCCACATCGCGTTCTGTACCTCGCGAACGAGAAGGAAAGGGGTGTTGATGGCCGTGCTCGGAATCATTCAGGCTCGACTCGGCTCGACTCGGCTCCCGAGCAAAATTTTGGCTCCGCTCGCCGGACGCCCGATGCTCGAGCTGATTTCTCACCGATTGCGGCTCTCTCGAGTTCAGGAGTGGTGGCTCGCCACCAGCTCGGATCCGGCTGACGACGTCACGGAAAGTTGGGGCCACGGCCTCGGGTTGCGGGTTTTTCGGGGCGAGGATGAGAACGTGCTGTCTCGCTTTACCGCCATCATCCGGGAGCGCGAGCCCGAATGGATCGTCCGGATCACGGCCGACAACCCGTTCATCTCGGCTGAAGCGGTGGACCTGTTGCTCGACGCCCGAGTCCCATTCGGCAAAGACCACCCGCTGATCGAGTTTGTCGCCAAAGCCGATGGTTCGCACCAACTCCCTCTCGGCTTTGGTCCGCAGCTCGCCCGCGCCGAAGCCGTGTTGGCAAGTGAGGATGAGATCCCCGAGGACCAACCCCATCACCGCACGCATGTGCTCTCGTGGTTGGCGCAATCTTGCGCTGCAAAGTGCTGCCCGGTTCCAGATCACTGGCCCGCTCGACCCGAGTGGCGCTGGACCGTCGACACCTTTGCGGATCTCGCGATGGCCCGCAGTGCCTTCGCATTGTTCGAAGCACATTCCTCTGATCGCGCCATTGCCATCCACTATTCGGAAATGGTCGCGCTCCTGGATGCGCATCCCGAGATCGTCGCCCAGAACAACGGCGTCGAGCAAAAGCAATTGGTGGAAGGATAGGCCGGTATGTCTACGACGACTTCTGAAACAACGATCACGACGACTTCAACTACGACAACAACAAACGAGCCGTTCGATCTTCGCGGCTTTGGGATCGGGGTTACGGGCGGGGGAAGTGAGCTCGGCAGTGCGATCGCTCTGGGGCTCGCCGCCGCCGGGGCCACCGTGGTGATTTGCGGACGAACGCCGTCGACCCTCGAACGCGTGCTCGCCGAAGCAAAGTCCCGTGTTTTGCCCGGGGATGTAATCGCCATGGTGGGAGACGCGTGTCGCGACGCCGACCTCGAACGCATGCTTGATTTGATCGAAGCGGAAGCTGGACGGGTCTCGGGCTGGGTGAACAACGCCCATCCCGCCCAGGCCGCCGTATCGCGATCGAATCACTGGATGGAGTTGTCCCGCGCTCCCTTTGAAGCGTCGGTTGCAAGCGCGATCGGCGCATTTGCGCTGGCGACCCAGGCCGCCGCAGCGCGGATGTCCCGCCGCGCTGACCCACCGGCGGAGGCTCACGAAAGCGCGGGAGCCATCGTCAACGTGGCTTCGATCTATGGCGTGGTCTCGCCACAACCCAAGGTCTATTCACGCGCGAGTCAATTCGCGAGCCCGCCGGCCTACGGGGCCGCCAAAGCGGGGATCATCCAACTTACCCGGCACGCCGCATGTTCCCTGGCAGAGCTTGGAATCCGCGTGAACTGCGTTAGCCCCGGACCGTTTCCCAAGCGAGAGATCCGACAACACGAAGAATTTATCGAGGACCTCGCTCGCCGAATTCCGTTGGGCCGCGTCGGGAATCCCGAAGAAATTGCGGGCCCGGTGACGTTTCTGTTGAGCCGGGCCGCAAGTTATGTGACGGGACAAAACTTGTTGGTGGATGGAGGATGGACCACTTGGTAGCCACGACGATCCCGCTTGCCCTGGGTACGGCGCAGTGGAGCGGGAACTACGGAATCAATAATACGAGCGGTGCACCCGAGCCCTCCGCGGCGCAGGAAATGCTCAACCTTGCGATGCACGCAGGCATCACAACCCTCGATACCGCGCGGGGCTACGGTGACAGCGAAGCCTTGATCGGCGCCTCGTTGCGGGCCATCGGTTGCCAGGATTCGTTTCGGATCGTGACCAAGTTGCATCCGAAGGTCACGGGACCCGGAGCGACTTCCGCCGAGGCGCTCGCGAATACCGGCCGCAGTCTTTCCGAGAGCCGCCGCGCACTCGGTCGCCAGGTGTTGGACGTCGTGATGCTCCATCGCCAGCGACACTTGGAAGCACATGACGGGCGGCTGTGGCGACGCTTGCGGCGCGAACGAGAGCAGGGATTGATCGGAGCGCTCGGAGTATCGGCCGCAAATCCCGAGGAGGCCTGGCTAGCGCTCGAGCATCCCGAGATCGAAGTCATCCAGGTCGCAGCCAGCCTGCTCGACCAACGGCTGGCGCGTCGGGGGTTCTTCGAGGCCGCACAGGAGGCGGGAAAACAGATCTACCTGCGCAGCATATTTCTGCAGGGACTGGCGTTCATTCCGCCGCGTCAGCTACCGCACAAGTTGCGCGGCTTCACGCAGCCCCTGGCCGAGATCCGAGGCTGCATTACAGCGCTCAATTGCAGCATCGAAGAACTCTTCGTCGCCTACGTGGCCACGCTTCCGGGTTGCACTGCAGTGGTGGGCTGCGAGACCGCGTCCCAATTGCGCGGAATCATTGCTGCGAGCGAATCAACGGGCCCCAGTCCCGAAAGTCTATGCCGGCTTGCATCCCGAATCGTTTCCATGCCCGCAAGGCTGCTCGATCCCTCGCGCTGGAGTGAACTTCCGTCCGGTCACGCTGTCCAACCCAGCGCGGCCAAGGACCTCGCCCCCGCTCGTGCGTTGAACGGCGAATTGGCGCTCCCGATACCCTGAAGCGCAGCGGTCGGCGACGAGAAGCCGAGAGCACGGGACCTTGGCGAAGGCGAGGGTTTCGCAATGGGCTGCTAGCATCGCCGCCTGCTCATGGGGACCATTGCTGGCCCGCGGGGGATTGTACGAGTGAAGACGGGCACACACATCATCGGCCGTGCGGGAATCTGGTTTGCGGTGCTCTGCGGAATCGTCCTCTTGCAGAGCGCGAACCTGTCCGCCGAAGAGATTCTGGTTGACGGCATCGCCGCACAGGTCGGGGACCAACTTGTACTCGCGTCGGAGATCGAAGAAATCGCGAGGCCGGTCATCGAGCGCATGCGCGCCGCCGGAGTTCCCGAGGACCAGATCCTTCAGATGCGCAAAGACGCCCTCGAACGGCTGATCGAGTCCAGGTTGATCGACGTGGTGGTTCAACAGCTGGAACTCGGCGCTTCCAAGTCCGAGGTCGACGATGCCATCGCTTCCATCGCGCGGGACACCGGCCTCAGCCTCGGACAACTCGCCGAGAGCGTCGCGGGATATGGCATGGCGTTCGAGGACTATCGACTCAAGATCAAATCCGAGATCGAACGCGACAAGGTACTGAACTCCATGGTGCGCTCGAAGGTGCAGGTCCCCGATTCTGAGATCGTAGCTCTCTACGAAAAGCGATTTGGAAATCAGCCTGGCGGTGGAGAAGAAGTTCACCTGCGACACATCATGGTGGGCTTCGACGCGAACAGCGTCATGAGCGGAGACTCCGCTTGTCGGCGGGTCACCACCGCGAGAGAACAAATCGTCAGTGGACAGAAGAGCTTTGAGGAGGTCGCCCAAGAGATTTCCGACGCGAACCCCGAAAACGGGGGAGAACTCGGCTGGATTCACCTCGATGACCTTGCGGGCTGGATGGCCTCCGATCTGTTGAACATGAACCAGGCCAACCCCATCAGTCGCGTGATCGATATGCCCTTTGGTTGCAACCTGCTCGAGCTCGTCGAGCGGCGTACATTTCGACCCGTCATGATCGAAGATGCGCGCCCTCAACTCGAACGGGAACTCTTTCGGACCAAGACCGGGGAGGAGTACACCCGCTGGGTGAACGCGTTGCGCGAGCGGACGTTCATCGAGCGCAAGGGAATCTACGCGGCATCGAGCGTTGCGGAAGCTTCCGCGGACGCGCAGTGAAACCTCAGGCGGTTGCCCGGCTCGACGGCCTGCTGCCCCAGCGCGCGCATCCGAACATTGAAATCCGTGGCGCGCGCGAACACAACCTGCAGGACCTGGACATAGACATTCCCCGTGGTGCGCTCGTGGTTATTACCGGCCTCTCGGGTTCGGGCAAATCTTCTCTCGCTTTTGACACCCTCTACGCCGAGGGCCAACGCCGTTACGTCGAATCACTGTCCGCCTACGCGAGACAGTTTCTCGACCAGATGGCAAAGCCCGACGTCGATTCAGTGGAAGGGCTTTCCCCCGCAATTTCGATTGAACAGAAGGGCGCGACCAAGAGTCCTCGCTCGACGGTCGGGACCATCACGGAAATTGCCGACTACCTCCGCTTGCTCTACGCCCGGGCCGGAGAACCCCATTGCTACAGCTGTGGCAACCCGATCGCGGGGCAATCGCCCAAGGAAATGGTCGAACGCATCAGTGCCCTCGCAAACGGCACGCGCGTCCAGTTGCTCGCGCCGGTGATTCGAGGCCGCAAGGGTGCGTACAAGAAGGAACTCGACGACTACCGCCGCAAGGGTTTCGTGCGCGTGCGGATCGACGGAAAGATGTTCGACCTCGCCAACGAGATCAAAATCCCGCGCACCAAGGTGCACGACATCGACGTGGTGGTCGACCGCATCGTGCTCAAGGACGGGATCGCGGCCAGGCTCGGCGAGTCGGTCGCGACCGCACTCAAACTGGGCGTCGGCATGGTGAAGGTCTTGATCGGCCGCGAAGGGGAACCCGGTGCAGACGAATGGCTGCTCTCCCAGCACCGCGCCTGCGTGGCGTGCGAGGTTTCGTTTCCCGAACTCGTCCCATCGCTGTTCTCCTTCAATACCCGCAACGGCGCGTGCGTCGATTGTTCGGGCCTGGGGGTCATCGAAATTTTTTCACCCGAGCGGATCATCCCGGACCCCACGCGGTCCCTCGCCCGGGGCGCGATCGAACCCTGGTCCCGGGGCAAGGCCGCGGACTATTACGCCGAAGTGCTGGCGGCGCTCGCCGAACACTACGACATCGATCTCGAACGCCCGTGGAATCAACTGCCCGCCAGGGCGCGAGCGGGAATCCTCGAAGGAACGGGCAAGCCGAAAATTCCAATCCCCGGAGGCCTGCTTCGACCGGGTCGGAAACGTCGGCGCGCGAGGGCCGTGGTAGTGAGGCCGTGGCTCGGCGTGGTGGATGAACTCGAACGCCGCTGCGAAGTCGACGAGCGCGCGGCAAAAACCCTGGCGCGCTATCGGGTCGCAGGATCGTGCAAGACTTGCGGGGGATCCCGTCTCGGCCTCGAGGCCCGTCACACGAAACTCGGGGGCATGACGTTGCCCGAGCTGTGCGAACTCCCCATCGCGACGCTGGCCGAGACTTTGCCCAAGCTATCCCTGAACTCGATTCAACGCATAGTGTGCGAGCGAATCTTGCGCGAGATCGAAGAGCGGTTGCAGTTTCTTGTGGATGTCGGGCTCCATTACCTCACGCTCAATCGACCGAGCGCGTCGCTTTCGGGGGGTGAAGCCCAGCGGATCCGTCTCGCGACCCAGATCGGTTCCCACTTGATGGGTGTCCTCTACATCCTCGACGAACCTTCGATCGGCTTGCACGCCCGAGACAACGCCCGCCTGATCGAAAGTTTGCTGCGCCTGCGTGACATGAACAACAGCTTGATCGTGGTCGAACACGACGAAGCCACGATCCGCGCAGCCGATCACGTCATCGACATGGGCCCGGGCGCGGGGATTCACGGTGGGTTCGTGATCGCCGAGGGAACACCCGAAGCGCTGATGAAACATCCCAAGTCCCTGACCGGCGCCTATCTCTCGGGCAAGCGCGCGATCGCGATTCCGGTCGTGCGACGCAAGCCGAACGGCAAGTTCTTGGAAATTCACGGCTGCGCGGAACACAACCTGAAGAACGTGAGCCTGCGGCTGCCGCTCGGGGTCTTCACCGTAGTGACTGGGGTTTCGGGGTCGGGCAAGTCGACGCTCATCAACGCGACCCTCCACCGGGCGTTGGCGGCCAAGCTCCATCATGCGCGGGAAGTCCCGGGGCGGTTCAGCCAGATCGCCGGCCTCGAACACATCGACAAGGTGATCGATGTGGACCAGAGCCCCATCGGGCGCAGCCCGCGTTCAAACCCCGCCACCTACAGCGGCGCCTTCGACGCGATTCGCAGAGTCTTTGCCCAACTGCCCGAATCTCGAGTGCGGGGCTATGGCCCGGGACGCTTTTCATTCAACGTGGCCGAAGGGCGTTGCGAAGCCTGCGACGGTGACGGCGCACTGCGGGTCGAGATGCACTTTCTGCCGGACCTGTTTGTGCTGTGTGAGGTTTGTCGCGGCAAACGCTATACGGCAGAAACCCTGGCGGTTAAATATCGCGGCAAGTCGATCGCAGATGTGCTCGACATGACGGTGGAAGAGGGGCTCTCGTTCCTGGAGAACGTGCCTTCGATTCGCCGGCCCCTCGAAGCGTTGCGCGACGTGGGACTCGGGTACATTCATCTCGGACAATCGGCCACGACACTTTCCGGGGGCGAGGCGCAGCGGGTCAAGCTCGCAAAGGAACTCGCCAAGCGGGCCACTGGATCCACGCTATACCTGCTCGACGAACCCACGACCGGGCTCCACTTTGCCGACGTCGAAAAGCTACTCGAAATGCTCGGGAGCCTGGTGGATATGGGAAATACCGTGGTGGTTATCGAGCATCATCTTGATGTCATCAAAACGGCGGACCATGTGATTGACCTCGGACCCGAAGGCGGGGCGGAGGGAGGAGAGATTGTGGCCGAGGGAACCCCGGAAGCTGTGGCGCGATGCGCCCGGAGCCATACGGGCGTGGCCCTTCGCAGGATCTTCGAAGCCCGATGAGTGAACCTGGACGCAGATTTCGACAAGGCGGTCCGACGACGGAGCAACCGGAACACTACCCCGGTCCGATGGCGGCGCTGGGCCTTACCTTCGGTGCGGTGTTCGCCACCGCGATCGTCGCGGATATGTTCGCGAACAAACCCGACTTCGGTGCGATCGGGATTGGCCAGGTCGTGGGATTCGGCCTGGTCGCGATCCTCGCAACCCAGCGCATCCCCGAACCCCATGCGGAGCGGTTGGGCTTGCGGGGGTTCGATCCTCAGTTTCTCTGGGTGCTGCTTCTCTTGCTGCCATCACTCTTCTTGATGAGCGAGGTCGACAACATCATTCGCGATCTGACCGTTGTGCCGCCCAACCCAGAGATCGCACCCGAAATCGTTTCCCTCTTGTCGCCGGGCTTCTACGGGGAGATCCAGCGTTTTATCGTGATCGTCGGACTCGCGCCGGTGATGGAAGAGTGGCTGTTTCGCGGAGTCATTCAGCAAGGCCTGATGGGGAAGCTCGGCCGCATCCGCGGCTTGATCTTGACCGCCGTACTCTTCGCACTCTGCAGACTGGTCCCCGGATCGCCCGCCAGCACGTTGCTCTCATTTTTGCTGGTCTCGTTCGCCATGGGGTTACTGCTCGGCTGCGTTCGCATTGCAACAGGATCGCTTCTTGCCGTGATCCTCCTCCACACCGGGTTCAACGCGATCGGCTGGGCCGCCGGATTCTTTGCCGACGAGATGCCGATCGACGGCTTCAACGTGGAAAATTCTCACACTTCATTTCAGGTACTCGCCCCCGCAGTGGTGGCGACCGGATACGCATTGATGGCCTTGTACCGGTCACTACTAGACGCTCCGGCCGATCCGCCCCTCAACCCTTCCTCGGATGACGCGTAAGTTTTTCACGGTCAGCGTTTCCGCGGATGAGTTCGTCGAACGCGTTCTGCACACCACTTGCCTATCCGTGTATGCAACTTGCCGGCGGGCTGCCTTACTCCGCACACGGGTTGCCTCGATTCATCACACGAAAGTCAAGCCGCTGATAACGGCGGCCGATCACTTCCAATAGGGAGCTCGCCCCAGATTAACCGGGGTGAGCTATGGAGGGGGCGGTCATCATGGTTCGCAACGCGTTCGGTTTCGCGTCTTGCATGGTTCTTTGTTTTATTCTGTTTAGCCTCTCGGCTCGAGCAGCCACGCATTCGGCAGGTGCCGAACCCAGTATCTTCGAAGGCGGCGGAAGTCACGGCGTTCTCGACTTCGATATCCTGGACCGCGATGCTCCGCTCCGACCAGGCGAATTCGATCTCTTCGCAAGCGGGATTCCCAGTCGCTCGCTCACGAGTTCCGGCGATTCATTCGACTCCTTCAACTTCGGACTGTGGGGCATCAAGCCGATCCCTTTCTCGGCAGCCCCCGCACCCGGCAGCGCCGTCCTGTTCGCTGTGGGGCTGACGATCCTCGGGGCAACCCGGCGGAGGCGGCGGCGCAGCCAGCTCCTTTCCCGCAAGTTGAACAAAGTGACACGACATCTCGATCCCGGCCTTCACGATCAAAGCGAGTCCGGAGCCTGCGCGACTGAGGACGCGGGTGGCGGGGTGTGGAAACGAATACAACGCAGCAAGCGGGATTAGCCGCGGGTCAGGACTCGCGTGCCTGCTGCCGCGCAGGCTCCTGGCTCGGAGTCCGGCTAAGCTGGGTTGCGAGATATGCCGAACCCACGCACCCAGCAGCAACTCTGGCTATGTCTAGTAACGCTCGGCCTGCTGCTCCCCTTCGCGGGGAAAGCCTTTCATATCGACGATCCCATCTTCCTCTGGACCGCGGAGCAGATCAGCGCATCGCCAACTGATTTTTTTGGCTTCGATGTCAACTGGTATGGCTTCATCGAGCCCATGTATGCGGTCAACAAGAACCCGCCACTGGTGAGCTACTACCTGGCCCTGGTCGCCGCGTTCGCGGGTTGGTCGGAGTTCTCGCTTCATCTCGGCATGTTGCTTCCAACGCTGGCTCTGGCCCTGGGCATTTACCGTCTGGCCGAACGCTTCTGCGACGAACCCTTCCTGGCGGCAATCCTGGCCCTGGCCAGTCCGGTGTTTCTCGTCTCCGCAACATCTCTGATGTCGGACGTTCCAATGCTGGCTCTCTGGTGTTGGGCACTGGAGTTCTTTTTGCGCGGAATCGAGCGGGATCGATGGCGCGACTTTATCGTGGCGGGTTGTTTGATGGGGTTGTGTGTCCTGGCCAAGTACTTCGGACTGGCCTTGATTCCCCTGGTCCTGGTGTATGGCGCTGCACGGCGGCGCGCCCCCGGGCGCTGGTTGATCAGCGTCGCGCTGGCGCTCGCAATCATCGCCATTTTCGATCTCTACACCCGCGCGCTCTACGGCTTCGATCCGCTATTGGACGTGGTCGGCTATGCGATCAATCCCGATGTGCGGTTTCGCGTTTCCCCGCTCCAGCGAACCGCGACGGGCTTCTTCTTTTTGGGTGGCTGTATGCTTGGGAGCGCGTTGTTTGCACCGTGGTTGTGGTCCAGGCGCGCGTTGGCCGCGATGGTGTTTTGCTTTGGGCTCATCGCCGCAGCCTTCGTCTACTCTTTCGAAGCCGGACAACCGGGCTTTGATCTACAGATCCACCGGGCGATATTTGCATTTGCCGGCCTGCACCTGGTTGCCCTCGGGTTGGCGGATTTTGCGCGGCGGCGAGATCCCGAATCCATGCTGCTGATTCTCTGGCTCCTGGGCGTGTTTGTCTTTGCGACCTTCACGAACTGGACGACAAGCGGTCGCGCCATTCTCGCGGCGATCCCAGTCGTGGGAATCTTGCTGGTGCGCAGACTTGCGGATGTCCAAATGCTTCGGCCCCCGTTGATCGTTGGGATCCTGGTGCCCGGCCTCGCGCTCGCGATCGCGGTAGGGAAGGCCGACGCCGATTGGGCCCATTCGGCCCGGAGCGCGGCGCACCAGTTCGCCGCCAGCTCCGCTTCGGATCACGGCAGGCTCTACTTCCAGGGGAGTTGGGGATTTCAGCGCTACATGGAGATGGCGGGATTTACGCGTCTGGCCATGGGCGAGACGGCCCTGGTACCCGGCGACCGCGTCGTAATGGCAATCGATGGCTCAAACGTTTTTCGCTTGCCGCCGGGACGCTCGAAATTGATTGAGACACAGAGCTTCGCGTCTTCGAAGTGGATCGCCGTCATGTCGCGCGAGCGCTCGGCCGGATTCTACGCTTCGGTGTGGGGGAGCTTGCCCTATCGCTTTGGCAGTCCGTCTGCCGATCGCTACCGAGTCTTTCGCATGACTCGCAGCTGGTCACCGCAGAGGCTCCGCCGCTAGCAGCCTGCTGAGCCCGTCGATTCATTGATCGTCGGCGCGCAGCTGCCACAAGACGGCATGGTCGTTTCCGAATACACGTTCGTAGTGCTTCGCGAGAATTCGTAATGGAAAGTTTCCGCTTTCGATGAGCCAGAGAATTTTTTTGGAGCGCAGCCAGACCGGATCGAAGTTCGGGGGTCGAACGTGCGCCTGATAGGCCCCGGCCGTAAAGGACCCGCCGTCGAGTCCAAGAAAGAAGCTGGTGCGGATATCGCTGAAGAGGGGAACGGCGCGGCCAGCGTGGGTCGTAAGGATCCAATGTTCGTGTGGCGTCCCTACCAGGCGCCCGGGTAGCAGCACCCTTTCTTCGTCGCCGATCCGTTCTCGGGCGCGCGCCAGAAACTCGATATCCGATGCATAGACCCGACCAAGCGGGCTCTCGCGCAGCCGCGGGTAGTAGGCCCTGGCCTGATCCACGCCTGCGGATCCGAGCAGTGGCAGGCTCCCGACTGCAATCACTAGCCCCATTGCCAATCGTTTCCCGGATGTTTTGTCCTCGCCCGATCCATTTCCGAACATCTCGACCAGCAGGGCCGTGAAGCCGATTGCGAAAAAGAGCGTGTTGATCTGATACTGAAGTGACTGTGTGTAACGCGCCAACAGGGCGCCCTGGAGCACCTCGGGCTTCGCCAACAGCAGTGCGATTTCCAACCACAGGGCATGGATCGCGAGGCAGGCAAAAGCAGCCACTGCGAGGGTCAGGCTGCTGCGTTCGACTATCGAGCGGGACCGGCCGCGCGTCCGTCCGGTGAATAACGCTGTCGCGACACAGACCAGCAGGCCGATGAGCAGAGCGATCTGAACG is drawn from Myxococcales bacterium and contains these coding sequences:
- a CDS encoding SurA N-terminal domain-containing protein, whose translation is MKTGTHIIGRAGIWFAVLCGIVLLQSANLSAEEILVDGIAAQVGDQLVLASEIEEIARPVIERMRAAGVPEDQILQMRKDALERLIESRLIDVVVQQLELGASKSEVDDAIASIARDTGLSLGQLAESVAGYGMAFEDYRLKIKSEIERDKVLNSMVRSKVQVPDSEIVALYEKRFGNQPGGGEEVHLRHIMVGFDANSVMSGDSACRRVTTAREQIVSGQKSFEEVAQEISDANPENGGELGWIHLDDLAGWMASDLLNMNQANPISRVIDMPFGCNLLELVERRTFRPVMIEDARPQLERELFRTKTGEEYTRWVNALRERTFIERKGIYAASSVAEASADAQ
- a CDS encoding aldo/keto reductase — its product is MDHLVATTIPLALGTAQWSGNYGINNTSGAPEPSAAQEMLNLAMHAGITTLDTARGYGDSEALIGASLRAIGCQDSFRIVTKLHPKVTGPGATSAEALANTGRSLSESRRALGRQVLDVVMLHRQRHLEAHDGRLWRRLRREREQGLIGALGVSAANPEEAWLALEHPEIEVIQVAASLLDQRLARRGFFEAAQEAGKQIYLRSIFLQGLAFIPPRQLPHKLRGFTQPLAEIRGCITALNCSIEELFVAYVATLPGCTAVVGCETASQLRGIIAASESTGPSPESLCRLASRIVSMPARLLDPSRWSELPSGHAVQPSAAKDLAPARALNGELALPIP
- a CDS encoding CPBP family intramembrane metalloprotease, translated to MSEPGRRFRQGGPTTEQPEHYPGPMAALGLTFGAVFATAIVADMFANKPDFGAIGIGQVVGFGLVAILATQRIPEPHAERLGLRGFDPQFLWVLLLLLPSLFLMSEVDNIIRDLTVVPPNPEIAPEIVSLLSPGFYGEIQRFIVIVGLAPVMEEWLFRGVIQQGLMGKLGRIRGLILTAVLFALCRLVPGSPASTLLSFLLVSFAMGLLLGCVRIATGSLLAVILLHTGFNAIGWAAGFFADEMPIDGFNVENSHTSFQVLAPAVVATGYALMALYRSLLDAPADPPLNPSSDDA
- the uvrA gene encoding excinuclease ABC subunit UvrA — its product is MRGAREHNLQDLDIDIPRGALVVITGLSGSGKSSLAFDTLYAEGQRRYVESLSAYARQFLDQMAKPDVDSVEGLSPAISIEQKGATKSPRSTVGTITEIADYLRLLYARAGEPHCYSCGNPIAGQSPKEMVERISALANGTRVQLLAPVIRGRKGAYKKELDDYRRKGFVRVRIDGKMFDLANEIKIPRTKVHDIDVVVDRIVLKDGIAARLGESVATALKLGVGMVKVLIGREGEPGADEWLLSQHRACVACEVSFPELVPSLFSFNTRNGACVDCSGLGVIEIFSPERIIPDPTRSLARGAIEPWSRGKAADYYAEVLAALAEHYDIDLERPWNQLPARARAGILEGTGKPKIPIPGGLLRPGRKRRRARAVVVRPWLGVVDELERRCEVDERAAKTLARYRVAGSCKTCGGSRLGLEARHTKLGGMTLPELCELPIATLAETLPKLSLNSIQRIVCERILREIEERLQFLVDVGLHYLTLNRPSASLSGGEAQRIRLATQIGSHLMGVLYILDEPSIGLHARDNARLIESLLRLRDMNNSLIVVEHDEATIRAADHVIDMGPGAGIHGGFVIAEGTPEALMKHPKSLTGAYLSGKRAIAIPVVRRKPNGKFLEIHGCAEHNLKNVSLRLPLGVFTVVTGVSGSGKSTLINATLHRALAAKLHHAREVPGRFSQIAGLEHIDKVIDVDQSPIGRSPRSNPATYSGAFDAIRRVFAQLPESRVRGYGPGRFSFNVAEGRCEACDGDGALRVEMHFLPDLFVLCEVCRGKRYTAETLAVKYRGKSIADVLDMTVEEGLSFLENVPSIRRPLEALRDVGLGYIHLGQSATTLSGGEAQRVKLAKELAKRATGSTLYLLDEPTTGLHFADVEKLLEMLGSLVDMGNTVVVIEHHLDVIKTADHVIDLGPEGGAEGGEIVAEGTPEAVARCARSHTGVALRRIFEAR